A single region of the Epinephelus lanceolatus isolate andai-2023 unplaced genomic scaffold, ASM4190304v1 scaffold29, whole genome shotgun sequence genome encodes:
- the LOC144458249 gene encoding uncharacterized protein LOC144458249 codes for MEIAKATQGLTTAADMRETTKMLMQPNANWEEYLTPAPLSIAIMGELVFISSSDDFSINKNPPEKGYKYIQYPDSFRACLMQICNSGWHAFNEAHKNMDQIRLHTATVPDYMKVAVKLLFNAPDEVIDKLLPNQLENIRTIADECVTLSGSVEKKYTDVINLIQELLAACVNAERFHGEELEKVKMKIKENEIREKTATELKEWSKKAMEAMEKEINEAQDSYKKAMDSLPSGWEMIGMDVVEGLSKAVTTLVNGVANMVSSPGKTIYDSAETLIDTFHENNLQNENVDVLSVGCKSAEILSIVGTLTQYLKEGKIAWQDLYDQKAQSTKTNWSQAQFKRISGALKKMKGSKLQNDALNLCELGINICEELATYKPGENWGDKKETELIKKLKKLDEESRIFDTKSKKVLGSPALSPTSPMMSKAQSETGDQSASQRAADNARFKIEQSREQLKVTREAYEKSVERMEQNQKELTEILVEMQSCKIKEIDFETTIKMLVKGLDAMGRVKEQWEKMVRFFQMISNIIKCSLSKTLKDFVSTADDTKELSYNNKLFVKDMLYNQAFQASNVASLVHMISETYTEVSNKYLMDRVSSLGKLMAMDKEKPEFLQERLKLQQSCTAAQEGILMLVLKNKKEFERKTDDRMAEIENGLKAILPAAPPQETERIKEIVQAGFGGGEEDYY; via the coding sequence ATGGAAATTGCTAAGGCCACTCAGGGTCTCACCACTGCAGCAGATATGCGAGAGACCACCAAGATGCTGATGCAGCCTAATGCAAACTGGGAAGAGTACCTGACTCCTGCCCCCCTCTCCATCGCCATCATGGGGGAGCTCGTCTTCATCTCCTCATCTGATGACTTCTCCATCAACAAGAACCCCCCAGAGAAGGGCTACAAGTACATACAATACCCAGACTCGTTCAGGGCCTGCCTCATGCAAATCTGTAACTCAGGCTGGCATGCATTCAATGAGGCCCACAAGAATATGGATCAGATCCGCCTTCACACAGCCACAGTTCCTGATTACATGAAGGTAGCAGTCAAGCTCCTTTTCAATGCACCTGATGAAGTTATTGACAAGCTCCTGCCAAATCAGCTGGAAAACATTCGCACCATTGCAGATGAATGTGTGACACTGTCAGGCAGTGTTGAAAAGAAGTACACAGATGTCATCAACTTAATCCAGGAACTGTTGGCAGCCTGTGTCAATGCTGAACGCTTTCATGGAGAAGAGCTGGAGAAGGTGAAGATGAAGATTAAGGAAAATGAAATACGGGAGAAGACCGCCACTGAGCTTAAAGAATGGTCCAAGAAAGCAATGGAGGCCAtggaaaaggaaataaatgaagCACAAGATAGCTACAAGAAAGCAATGGACTCTCTTCCCTCCGGATGGGAAATGATTGGAATGGATGTGGTTGAAGGACTTTCAAAGGCAGTGACAACATTGGTTAATGGAGTCGCTAACATGGTAAGTTCTCCAGGAAAAACAATCTACGATTCAGCAGAAACACTCATAGACACATTCCATGAAAACAATCTGCAAAATGAAAACGTAGATGTGCTCTCAGTCGGCTGTAAGTCTGCAGAGATTCTTTCCATTGTAGGAACTCTTACACAGTATTTGAAGGAAGGGAAAATAGCCTGGCAGGACCTGTATGATCAGAAAGCACAATCCACAAAGACAAACTGGTCTCAAGCTCAATTCAAAAGAATCTCTGGGGCCTTAAAGAAGATGAAAGGGAGCAAACTTCAGAATGATGCTCTGAACCTTTGTGAGCTGGGTATTAACATCTGTGAAGAACTGGCCACATATAAACCTGGTGAAAACTGGGGTGACAAGAAAGAAACAGAGCTCATCAAGAAACTGAAGAAACTGGATGAAGAATCCCGCATCTTTGacaccaaaagcaaaaaagtacTGGGCTCTCCAGCTCTTTCTCCTACATCACCAATGATGAGCAAAGCACAGAGCGAAACAGGAGATCAGTCTGCcagtcagagagcagcagatAACGCTCGTTTCAAAATTGAGCAGAGCCGAGAACAACTCAAGGTAACACGGGAGGCCTATGAGAAGTCTGTGGAGAGAATGGAGCAGAATCAGAAGGAGCTGACTGAGATCTTGGTTGAAATGCAGAGCTGTAAGATCAAGGAGATTGACTTTGAAACCACCATCAAGATGCTGGTCAAGGGTCTCGATGCCATGGGCAGAGTCAAAGAGCAGTGGGAGAAGATGGTGCGCTTCTTCCAGATGATCTCTAACATCATCAAATGCAGCCTCAGCAAGACACTGAAAGATTTTGTCTCAACAGCTGATGATACAAAGGAACTCAGTTACAACAATAAACTATTTGTCAAAGACATGCTGTACAACCAGGCCTTCCAAGCCTCCAATGTTGCCAGTCTGGTCCACATGATCTCAGAGACCTACACTGAAGTGTCCAACAAGTACCTGATGGACAGAGTGAGCAGCCTGGGCAAGCTCATGGCCATGGATAAGGAGAAGCCAGAATTCCTTCAAGAGCGTTTGAAGCTGCAACAGTCCtgcacagcagctcaggaggGCATCCTTATGCTGGTCCTCAAGAACAAGAAGGAGTTTGAGAGGAAGACAGATGACAGGATGGCAGAAATAGAGAATGGTCTGAAAGCAATTCTGCCAGCTGCCCCACCCCAGGAGACTGAGAGGATCAAAGAAATAGTTCAAGCTGGGTTtggtggaggagaagaggatTACTACTAG